In Erigeron canadensis isolate Cc75 chromosome 1, C_canadensis_v1, whole genome shotgun sequence, a single window of DNA contains:
- the LOC122585487 gene encoding protein WVD2-like 7 has protein sequence MAGGIQQPFRLGFQADLLHSGSISFGRFESESLSWERRSSFSHNRYLEDVEKCSKPGSVTEMKAYFEAHFRRKALQKKSSSESQDGKEFQIIKNDDPQDLRDLQNGNDIKHFTFSDESPCSSGHSKHDEEMDIQKRAKENVETLCSENGNASCDVTNFDVSLHGHTESSSEHLELKETENVVLVKSEVHIEEAINEKDDDSGNSASQQTFFSKVRPTSETKQSKSKLKAHIKSAQAQRSISGEASYGSGKTKTREIKGLLIKEKEKQSPRPASPIPNFGRRATKLEESSMSFPKAKAIPINKSIVKEYRSGKTSEVKSLPAAHQNVNRTKHAVTTQSQLYTNQNAAGFIYKSDQRAERQKEIKRAAEMTQSRKSVNFKATPMPSFYKASSRSSDENKVISTNKTPSRPRTGSITPHTIKYLSNSNASLNPKPGSSISLTNKTRPLESPRSVHNKKKESEFTTTNRTTG, from the exons atggCTGGAGGAATTCAACAACCTTTTCGGCTTGGTTTTCAG GCAGACCTCTTGCACTCGGGTTCAATCTCGTTTGGAAGATTTGAATCCGAATCATTATCATGGGAAAGAAGATCATCTTTTTCACACAATCGATATCTTGAAGATGTTGAGAAGTGTTCAAAACCGGGTTCTGTTACCGAAATGAAAGCTTATTTCGAGGCTCATTTTAGAAGGAAAGCTCTTCAGAAGAAAAGTTCATCTGAAAGCCAAGATGGGAAAGAGTTCcaaataatcaaaaatgatGACCCGCAGGATTTACGAGACTTGCAGAATGGCAACGATATCAAGCATTTTACGTTCTCTGATGAGAGTCCTTGTAGTTCTGGCCACTCCAAACACGATGAAGAAATGGATATTCAGAAACGTGCAAaggaaaatgttgaaactttATGTTCTGAGAATGGCAATGCAAGCTGCGATGTTACAAATTTTGATGTAAGCCTACATGGTCATACAGAAAGTAGTTCAGAACATCTTGAGCTCAAAGAAACTGAGAATGTTGTTTTGGTTAAAAGTGAGGTACATATTGAAGAAGCCATTAATGAGAAGGACGATGATAGTGGTAATTCTGCATCTcaacaaacatttttttccaAG GTAAGGCCTACTTCAGAAACGAAACAATCAAAGTCAAAACTGAAGGCTCATATCAAATCTGCTCAAGCTCAACGAAGCATTTCTGGTGAAGCATCCTATGGCTCAGGTAAAACCAAAACAAGGGAAATCAAAGGTTTACTCATTAAGGAGAAAGAAAAGCAGTCACCTCGACCTGCTAGCCCCATTCCTAATTTTGGAAGAAGAGCTACGAAATTAGAG GAATCAAGTATGAGTTTTCCGAAAGCAAAAGCAATTCCCATAAATAAAAG CATTGTTAAAGAATATAGATCAGGGAAAACATCGGAAGTGAAGTCTCTTCCCGCAGCACATCAAAACGTCAACAG GACTAAACATGCTGTTACTACTCAGAGTCAACTATACACCAATCAGAATGCTGCAGGTTTCATTTATAAAAGTGATCAACGAGCAGAAAGGCAGAAAGAG ATAAAAAGGGCCGCTGAGATGACACAAAGTCGAAAAAGTGTCAACTTTAAAGCAACACCAATGCCTTCTTTCTACAAAGCATCTTCTCGTTCCTCAGATGAAAACAAA GTTATATCCACTAACAAGACACCAAGTAGACCAAGAACAGGTTCAATAACTCCACACACGATCAAATATCTATCGAATTCTAATGCCTCATTAAATCCAAAACCAGGTTCTTCTAtttctttaaccaacaaaacCCGTCCTTTAGAATCCCCCAGGAGCGTACATAACAAGAAAAAAGAATCAGAGTTCACAACAACAAATAGGACCACGGGCTAG